The Deinococcus aerolatus DNA window CGAGGTGGCTCCCAGCAGCGCCGGGACCTCAAACGACGACAGGCTGAAGGCGAACACGAGGACGCCACTCGACAGCAGCGCCGGACGAATCAGCGGCAGGGTCACGCGCAAAAAACGGATCCAGGGCCCGGCCCCCAGGGTCCTTGCCACCTCGTTCAGACGCGGATCAAGCTGCGTCAGCGCGGCCAGCACGTTCAGTCCGATGAACGGCGTTTCCTTCCAGATCAGCTCCAGCACGATGCCCATCCCCCGGCGGTCATACAGCAGCGCCGGAAAATCCTGCGGGCCTGCGGTGAGGCCCGCGGCCAGCGTGAACCGCGAGAGCAGCCCACTTTGCGAAAGCAGCAGCAGCGTCAGAATGGAAGCCACCAGATGAGGAATGGGCAGCGTCAGGCCAAACAGGAAGCGCAGGCGTCCGCCCGCGCCTGCCCGGTGCAGCAACAGGGCAAACGCCGTACCGAACACCGCCGCCAGCAGCGTGCTGGCCGTCGCCACCCAGGCGGTCAGACCCAGCGAGGCCCAGAAACCGCGGTCCGCGAACAGCTGCCGGTAGGCGTCCACATTCAGCGTGTCCTGTCCCAGTGCCGGCGCGTAACCCAGGCTTTGCAGGCCGCCGAGCAGCAGACCCCCACCGAAGAGAAGGCCCGTGACCAGCAGCGCAGGCACAAAGGACAGGACGCGCCACACCACAGCTATTTCAGAATCTCTTTCTTGAAGCCGTCCTGCACGTTCCTGTCGTACTGCGCGTCCACGTCACTGAACGCCTTGCTGCTCAGCAGCGCCGGGTCCAGGGTGTACGGTCCGACTTTCAGCGCGGCCCTGACCTGCTTCTGGAAGGCGGGCCCGACCCTGGCCGGATCGATGCCCAGCCCATCGCCCCACAGGTTGCCCGAGAGCTTGGCCAGTTGCAGCTCCGGCGTCAGCAACAGATTGGCCACCACCTTGGCCCCAGCAGAATGGGCCGAGTTGTAGGGGATGGCGACGTAGTGCGTGTCGGTCACGGTTCCGGCGTCGAAGACGAACACCCGGGCCGTTGCTGGCAGCACGCCGCTTTTCACCTCGGCTGCAATTCCGGCGATGTTCTGCACGAAGGCAAAGTCGATCTCGCCGTTGGCGAACAGCGAATACAGGTTGGGCACGTCGGCGGGGAAGGTCTGGCCCCCCCGCCACAGGTCCGGCCTGATGGTCTTGACGTAGGTCCAGAGTTTGGGCGCGGCCGTGGCCCACAGCTGCGGCTTGTACGGGCCGACGAACTGGGCCTGTCCACCCGCGAGCTCGAACATGGCCTGACGCAGAAACCGGTTGCCCGAGAAGTTCGGCGGTGCGGGAAAGGTGAAGCGGCCCGGGTGCGCCGCGATCCAGGCGGCCAGCGCTTTGAAGCTGCGCGGCAGTTCTGATTCCTTCACGCGGGCACTGTCGTAGACGTACTGCCACTGCGAGCTGCCCCAGGGAGACTCCGCACCGTTCACCGGAAAACCAAAATCGTTGCGGATCGCCGGACTCTTCCAGTCGACATAGCGGGCGTTGGGCAGCGCTTCGGCCCAGCCGGTCAGCAGCAAGTTGGCCTGCGCGGCACTTCTGAAATTCTCGCCGTTGATCCAGATCAGGTCCACGCTGCCGTTGGTGTTCTTCCCGGCCTGCTTCTCGCCCAGCACCTTGTTAACGGCCTGCACGGTGTCGCTGACAGGCACGCGGCGCAGGGTCACGCCGGCCTTTCTGGCGGCCGGGGCCACCACGGTATCCACGTACCGGTTGATATCGTCTGAGCCGCCCCACATGTAGAAGTTAACGGTCTGGCCCTGGGCCTGTTTCTGGATGGCCGCCCAGCTCTGGGCGCGGGCGGTGGTCAGGGTCAGCAGGGCGGACAGAATCAGAACACGTTTCATGCGGTACCTCTCAGAAAGGCGGCGCGGTGGGCTGCCATCTTGCGCGCCAGTTCGGGAAAATCGGGGTCGATGTCGAGACGGTAGCCGTCCCAGTAGCCGTCGCGGTCCGGGTCGAAGAAGCGGGCGGGCGGCGAATTCGGGGCCAGGGCCGCCGCCTTCATGGCCCTGCGCGTGCGGACGCGAATGGCTTCGAGGTGGCCCGCCTGAACCTCCTGGGCAGAGATGGGCGGCAGGACGGTCAGGGCCACCGGCTGGCCGTAGCGCAGCGCGGGCGCAAACGGGTGTTCCCAGATGCGGTGCGTCCCGCTGATGGCCACAGGCAGAATCGGCGCGCCCACACGCCGGGCCACCTCGAAGACGCCACGTTGGAAGTCGGACTGAATTCCGGCGATGGCCCCCTGCGGAAATGTGGTCAGACTCTCGCCGCCCTCCAAGATGGCCTCGGCCCCGCGCCACAGGTCACGGAACCCGCCCAGCGGGTGCTCGGGGTTGATGGGCAGGTGGCCCAGCCGCGTCACCACTGGTCCCACCACCGGCCAGCCGAAGATCTCGCGCCGGGCCACAAAGCGCATGGGCAGGGGCAGCTGCAACAGGCACAGCACGTCGGCAATGCCCTCGTGAAGCGGCGCGATCAGGTAGGGGCCAGCGCCCACATGCTCCAGTCCGCGCATCTCCAGCCTCACTTCCAGATGGTTGAGGACTAGGCGGCTGAAGCGCTGCTGCAACTGAAACCGCTGCTGTACGCTGAGGTCCGCAGAGGCACGGCCCGCCTGACGCAGCGCCCTCCAGATCAGCGGACGGCCCAGCACACTGAATTTCAGCCGTGCGGCGCGGCCCTGCGGAGCAAAGTGCAGTTCGACAGGTTCGTCAGGATGTGGGGTGGGCGGCGGAATCAAGGGCACCTCGGAAATTGGACAGGAATGTTCAGGCGTGGCACCTGCATAAGTGGGTACGCAATCCGGCGGCAAAGCGTTCGGTGCGGCCTCCGCCCTCCTCTCCAGGCAGACCAGCCAGCTCTGGGACGTGGGCGGTGGACACGGTCAGGTGCTCGAGTGAGCCTACCGCCTGGGAGCCACAGCAGGTCCGTCCCCGCACCTGCACCGTTTCTGAAGGCCTTTCCCAGACAGGACGTGGTCAGCCGCCCACACGGCGCCCGGGTTCACCCTGTCGCCCGGCCGACCACGGCATACAGCGGATCGCCTGTCAGGGTGCCCCGCGCCGAGCGTGGGCTGCAGTCCAGGGCGGCAATGTCGCCCCAATTGCCTGCCGCCTCCAGATACTGCTGGACCAGGCGCAGGTGGCCGGCGTCGTCGAGCGTGTGCCACACCGCCACGGCCTTGGTGGGAAAACAGCGGTTGGAAAAGCTGATCACCACCGGGCCGCCAGGCACCAGCACCCGTCCCAGATCGCGCAGCACGGCCACCGGATCGGTCAGGTAATCGATGGACACCGTGATGCCTGCTGCGTCGTGGCTGTGGTCCGCGAAGGGCAGCCTGGGCGCGGCGTTGAGATTCTGGACGATCACCGAGGTCAGCTGTGGATTGCGTTCCAGTTCAGCGCGGTTGAGTCCCAGGCCCACCACCTCGCCGTACCGGACCTCGGGCGGAAGGTGACTGACCCAGCTGGACATCAGGTCAAGGATGCGGCCCCCGGCGGGAAAGTATTCGCGGTAGAGGGCCGTGACGGCCGCGATGGCCCCGGCGTCGATGTGGGTGACGAAGCGCGGCTCGCGGTAGAACTGCTCGTCCGGCGTCTCATCGGCGCGGCGGAAGGCTGCGCTGGGCAGCGTGGGCTCACGGATCATGCCCGGCAGTCTCGGTCAGGAAGGCCGGCGGCTGTGTGTGATGGGCTGCGCTGTGAGACCGGCTGCGCAGTGTGGTGGGGTGAACGGACAAAATGGCGCGGCGCTAGTTGAAGCGGTCAATCACCTGAACACCAGTGCCGCTGAAGGTGTCCATGCCGGTCAGCGCGTCCACCGACTCCCCCAGCGTCAGCCGCCGGCCGATCAGGCGTTCCGGGCGCAACTGACCGCTCTCGATCATGCCCAGCATGTCCGGATAGGCGTGCGCGGCCATGCCGTGGCTGCCGTAGATCACCAGTTCCCTGGCGATCACGGCGTCCATCGGCAGGGGCGGGCGGCCATGCTCGGCCACCAGCAGGCCCACCTGCACGTGGCGGCCCTGGGTTCGCAGGCACAGAATGGAATCGGCACAGGTTTGCGCGTGCCCCAGCGCGTCCAGCGACAGGTGGGCGCCGCCGCCCGTGACCTCGCGGATGGCCGTCACGACATCAACCTCGCGGCTGTTGACCACGAATTCCGCACCCAGTTCGGCCGCCCGCTCCAGCTTGTCCGCGCCGATGTCCACCGCGATCACGCGTGCGCCCAGGGCATGGGCGATCATCACCGCCGACAGGCCCACGCCGCCGCAGCCGTGAACCGCCACCCACTCACCGCCTCTGGCCCGGCCCTGCTGCACCACCGCCCGGAACGAGGTGGCAAAGCGGCACCCCAGGCTGGCTGCCGTCACGAAGTCCAGGTTCTCCGGCAGGCGCACCAGATTGTGCTCCGCGTAGCGCAGGGCCACGAACTGGGCAAATGATCCCCAGGCCGTGAAGCCCGGCTGAAACTGCGCCCGGCACACCTGCTGCTGCCCCGCCTGACACTCGGGGCAGCGCCCGCAGCCCGACACGAAAGGCAGCGTGACGCGGTCCCCCTCGCGCCAGCGGGTGATGCCTGCCCCCACCGCCACCACGGTTCCGGCGATCTCGTGACCGGGGACGTGCGGCAGGGCGATGTCGGGGTCATGGCCCATCCAGCCGTGCCAGTCACTGCGGCACACGCCGGACGCCTCCACCCGCAGCACCACACCGTCCGCTGCCGGCACGGGGTCAGGAACGGTCTGGAGTTCGGGGCGCATTCCGAATTGCTCGTAGACGACGGCTTTCATTGTGGCGAGTCTTTCACGGGCGTGGGCCGCGCGTCACCACCTGAGCGCTCCCTTCCAGCCCCGCGCCCGCACCAGCCTTGCCGCCCGGACGGTGGCCTCGCGGTAGGCGGCACTCAACTGTGCTGCGTCACGGTTCAGCAATTCGGCGTCCAGACGGTTGGCACGTGCGCTTTCTAATCCCGTCGAGGTGCGCGGGTCCGCCTGTCCCTCGCCGCTAAAGGTGCGGGCCAGCCCCTCGGCCAGCCAGCGTGGAATGCGGGCCGACTGGGCGGTGTGGAAGGCCTCGTGCCGCACGGTGGTGGGCAGCAGGCCGCGCGCCGAGAGCGCCGAGAGCCGCTGCGTGCGGATCACCGCGCCCCGGGTGGACGCCGCGATGTTCACCGGCTCTCCGGTGCGGGCCGCGAAGTCCGCCGCGTTGCCGGCCGCCTCCAGACGCACGCGGGCAGGCGGCGGCAGGCCCAGCGCCCTCAGGTCACGCGCGGCCCGGTCCCACGCCACAAAGACAACGCCGAGGTGCTGACGGTCCCGCGGGTCCGCATAGCTCACCGTCAGGGCGCCGTGCTGAGCTTCATAGGCCTGGGCGCCGGGAATCGGAAGCGTGAGACTGAGGAACGCCGCGAGCATGCGCCAGGGGAACGGCCTGCTCACGACTGCCTCACTACCGGCCCCGGTCCCGCACCGTGAACGTCGTCGCCGGGGCGTAGCCCTCGACGTCCGGGTCGTACATCAGGAAGGCGTGGGTGGGCAGCGCCGTGAAGGTGCCAGGGGTCTGGGCGCGCAGCAGGTAGGTCAGCTTCTGCTCGCCTTTCAGGTGGTCGGCGTACAGGTCCACGCGGTCATCGAGCAGCTCACGGCCCGCGTACCAGTAGTTCCAGCGGTCCCAGCCGTACCCGTCGGGATTTTGCAGGCCCGCAATCGCCAGGCTGCGTTCATCCAGCGCCTTCATGCCAGCCGGGATGGGATCGCTGACCACCAGGTACCGCGCGGCCTGGCCCACCGGCTGCACGCTGAGCGTCACCAGAATCAGGTCGCCCACCGTGACCGGCTGCATCTGCCCGCCCCGCAGCAGCGGCACACGGCGGTAGCTGTAGCTCTTTTTCTTCGCGTCCCACACCGGTTCCAGGCGCTGATACTGGCGGCTCAGGCGGAAGCCCTTGCTGGCGTCGCCCCTGAGCTCGGCGGGCTCGCGGCTGTATTTCAGTTGGGTGCTGAAGGTCAGCCCGGCGGGCGCGCCCTGCAGCGTAACCGTGTGTGCCCCGGCCTTCAGGGTGCTGGTGTCGATCTTCAGGGTGGCCCCCTGCCCGCCCAGCGTGGCCTCCCCGGCCGTCTTGCCGTCCAGCAGAACACTCACGTCACCGCTCACCGCTTTCACAGGCTTGAGGGCCAGCGCCGCGATGATCACGCTGGTGGTGTCCTGGGTGGACAGCCACTTCGGGCCGCGCCGGTTGCCCAGCAGCCACTGCGAGACGCCGGGAATCAGCGGGCTGTTCGGCTCCAGCGTGGCGAGGGCCTCCAGCGCCCTGGCGGTGACCTGCACGCTGTTGTCGTCCCAGGAGTCGTACCAGACGTCGCCGCCGCTCCGTTTCGGCTTTTCCCAGTGCGAGAGCGCGCCGCCGTTCGTCCCGATGCGCTTCGCCTTGAGCAGGTCCAGCACGTCGCGGGCGGCCTGCTCCTGTCCCGTCTTGTTCAGCGCCAGCGCGGTCTGGGCCAGCGCGTAGGGTTCCAGGTCCCCCCGGCGGGCGAAGGTGGCCAGCTGGCCCCTGTCCACTTTTCCGGCGGCGGCCAGGGCACGGTACGCGCTGGCGCGTTCGGCCTGTCTTCCCTTCGGGTTGGGCACATGCCGGGCAAGGTACTGCAGCCCGCTGTAGAGCACGTCGTTGTTGACTTTCACGCCCAGCGCCTTGGCCCGCAACAGCCCCTCCACCACGTAGGCGCTCATTTCCAGGGTGCTGCTGTCGTACTGCCAGAAGTTCCAGCCGCCGTCCTCGTGCTGGAACAGTTCCAGCCGGGCCAGTCCCGCACTCACGATGTCGGGCAGATGCTGGGTCACGCCCTGCGGCAGGGCGGCGCTGCCCAGGGTTTCTTCGGCCAGCAGCGCGGGCAGGAAACGGCTCATGGTCTGCTCGGTGCAGCCGTAGGGATAGCCCACCAGATACTCCAGTGCCGGCGACACGGCCGACAGCAGCGACGGCGTGAGGCTCAGGCTCAGGTCCAGCGTTTTCAGGTTCGCGTCCGGCGGAAGGTTGAGCGTGACGCTGGGCTGGCTGACGCTGCCCACTGCTGTCTGGGTGACCTCGTAGCCCCTGGCCTTCACGGGCAGCGGCAGTTTCAGGGCGTCGTTGCCGGAGGCGGTGCGGGCGGTGAAGGTCACCTCTGCCGTGCCGACGTTGCCGGCCCGCACCTGCATGTCGCTGCGGGCGCGTCCGTTGGCACCCACCCGCAGCGGCGCACCCCCCGGTTGCAGCGCCGCGCCGCCCAGGGGACTCAGGCCCTTCAGGACGGCGCTGGCCGTGCCGGTCACCTCCAAGTTCAGGGTGTTGTTGACGATGCCCGACAGCGTGACCGTGTCGCCGCGCACCAGAAAGGTGGGCAGGCTCAGGCGGGCAATCACGTCTTTGGTGGTCATGGTGGTGGCGGTGCCCTGCCCGAAACGCGGGGCCACCGTCTGGGCACGGGCCGTGGCCACCCAGGTGGTCAGGTTGTCAGGAAACTTGACCTCCACCTCGGCGTGGCCCTGCGCGTCGGTCAGCAGGTTGGGCAGCCACAGAATGGTGTCCCTGAACTCCTGGCGCGGCGTGACCGCGTCGGCGCTGGCGGCGTCGGCGGCCCTGGCCTGCTTGTCCTGAGCGAAGGCGGGTGCAGATTCCATCGGTCTGGGGCCACCCGCCACGGTGCCCACCTGCGAGAAGTAGAAGTTGAGGCTGGAATTGGTCCCCACCGCGTTGGCGCGCGGCGCGTCGAACACCTGGGCAATCGGGGTGGCATTGTCGCGCTGTACCAGGTAGATGGCCTGGTCCACCACGCCCAGTGCCACCTCGCCGGCCACGCCCTTGCCGTCCGCGCCGCGCACGTCCACGCTGAGTTTGCCGGTGTCACCGGGAGCGTAGCGGGCCTTTTCGGGACTCACCCTGACGGTCAGTGCCGCGCCGGCGCGGGGAACGCTGACCCTGGCCTCGCTACTGTAGAACTGACCGTCCGACAGCGTGGCCGCCGCGACGTGGACGTTGGGGGCCATGTCCGGCGTGACCGGAAACCGGTAGGTCAGCACCGCGCCGCTGCCGCGCAGGACCGTGGAACTGCGCAGTCGGTCACCCTCCAGCGTGACCAGCACCGGGGCGCCGGGCTTCGGGTTGCCCACCAGCACCGTGGCGGTGTCGCCGGGGGCGTAGCTCTTGCGGTCCAGCTGGACGGTCAGGTCGCGGGAGTTCCAGCCGTAGTCCTCGCCGGGCTTCAGCACCCACACGAAATTCTCAAAGGTGCTGGCGCGGCCCTGCGCGTCGCGGACGGTCGCCCGCACCAGATACCCGCCGCCGCGCACGGTGCTGAGGGTGCTGCTGGCCGTGCCGCCCGCATTCGTGGTGACCTGCGAGCGGGCCACCCGCGTCTCGCTCAGCACCCACAGGCTCTTTTTCCGGTCGTAGTCGTAGCGCTGGCGGATCAGGTCCAGGGTGACGTGCGCGGCGCGGCCCACGTCCCGCAGGTCACGGGTGTCCAGCGAAACGCGAATCGGTTTGCCGGCGTCGTAGATGTAGCCGTCGGTGCTGGCCTCCACGTTCAGGCTGGCCGGAAAGGCGATCACCTGCGTCTGGGCGCTGACGGTGCGGCGCGACTCGTCTTCCACCTCGGCCTCGATGCGGTAGCTGACCGGCTGGCCATCAGGGTCACGCGCCAGCGGCAACGTCAGGTCCAGGTCGCCGCTGGCGTTCAGGCGCGTCTCCTCCTGGATCACCAGGTCCGAGCCGTAGTCGCGGCCCCCGTCGTCGGGCGGCAGGGACGCGCTGTCGAAGCCGGGCGGGTAATACGGCGCGCGGGTCACGTTGTAGTTGACCCTGGCCCCGCCTAGGTTGCCGCCGAACAGGTAGCGGGCAGAGATACGCACACTGACCTTCTCACCCTGCACCGCACGTCGGCGGTCCGGCGCCAGCGTGACGGCGTATTCGGGCTTCTGGTAGGCCTCCACCTGAAAGCTGCCGCCGATGTCGGTCTGGCCGTCCCCGGCAGCGTTCTGCGGCACCAGCGAGAAATAGTACTCGCCCAGTTTCGCGCCGGCCCCCAGGTCCAGCCCGGCGCTCAGGGAACCCAGCGCACTGGTGGTCAGGGTCTTGCGGTACACCTCATCGCCGTCCGGCGACCTGATGGCCACCCGCACCGCCGTGTTCGCCAGCGGGGTCAGCTGGCCGGCCTGCCGCAGCACCGCCTTGAACTCCACATGCTGGCCGGGGCGGTAGATGGGGCGGTCCGTGTACACGTAGCCGCGCACCAGCGGGGCCGCGTAGCTGTTCCAGTCCGCCCCGCTCACCGCCCAGTCGTTGCCGTGCCGGGCCAGATAGGTCTCCGTGTCTCCGCTGACGCTGGCCTTTTTCGCGAAGCGGGCCACGCCGTCGCCTCCCGCCAGTACCGGAGCGCCGCGGCCCAGCGGCCACACCCGCGCCGCCCGCGTCTGGCCACTCTCGCGGTCGGCTGTGTAGGCCAGGGCCGCGTTCTGATCGCGCTTGACCACTAGGCCCAGGTTGCTGACCAGCACCACCGCGCCCAGACGCCCGCTGCCCACCACATACACGCCGCTGGGCAGCCGGCCGAACTCCAGGGGCTGGTCCCGCTTTCTCAGGGTGACGCTGCGGATCGTCTGGCTGACCTTTTGCGCCGTGACCCCCGGACTGTGTGGATCGGGCGAGGCGGCGAACAGCGCGGCCGGATCCAGCACCCGCCTCAGCGTGAACACCGTCCCGGCCGGCGCCGACACCTCCACCCGCACCGGCTGGCTGCCCCGGAACACGCCGCCGTAGATGGCCACATTGCGCTGCGCCGGGGCCAGACCCACCAGCAGCAAGCCCGACAACAACACGCCCCGCGTCCAACGTCGCTTCATGTCTGCCCCTTTTTTCGCTCCCGCGCCTGTCCGAGCGTCCGTGCTGCCTGGATTGTGTCACCTTTCACCGTGGCTGTGGGGGGCTCCAGCCAGGGGCGAGTTCATCTCCATGTCAGACGTCTGGGA harbors:
- a CDS encoding alpha-2-macroglobulin family protein, yielding MKRRWTRGVLLSGLLLVGLAPAQRNVAIYGGVFRGSQPVRVEVSAPAGTVFTLRRVLDPAALFAASPDPHSPGVTAQKVSQTIRSVTLRKRDQPLEFGRLPSGVYVVGSGRLGAVVLVSNLGLVVKRDQNAALAYTADRESGQTRAARVWPLGRGAPVLAGGDGVARFAKKASVSGDTETYLARHGNDWAVSGADWNSYAAPLVRGYVYTDRPIYRPGQHVEFKAVLRQAGQLTPLANTAVRVAIRSPDGDEVYRKTLTTSALGSLSAGLDLGAGAKLGEYYFSLVPQNAAGDGQTDIGGSFQVEAYQKPEYAVTLAPDRRRAVQGEKVSVRISARYLFGGNLGGARVNYNVTRAPYYPPGFDSASLPPDDGGRDYGSDLVIQEETRLNASGDLDLTLPLARDPDGQPVSYRIEAEVEDESRRTVSAQTQVIAFPASLNVEASTDGYIYDAGKPIRVSLDTRDLRDVGRAAHVTLDLIRQRYDYDRKKSLWVLSETRVARSQVTTNAGGTASSTLSTVRGGGYLVRATVRDAQGRASTFENFVWVLKPGEDYGWNSRDLTVQLDRKSYAPGDTATVLVGNPKPGAPVLVTLEGDRLRSSTVLRGSGAVLTYRFPVTPDMAPNVHVAAATLSDGQFYSSEARVSVPRAGAALTVRVSPEKARYAPGDTGKLSVDVRGADGKGVAGEVALGVVDQAIYLVQRDNATPIAQVFDAPRANAVGTNSSLNFYFSQVGTVAGGPRPMESAPAFAQDKQARAADAASADAVTPRQEFRDTILWLPNLLTDAQGHAEVEVKFPDNLTTWVATARAQTVAPRFGQGTATTMTTKDVIARLSLPTFLVRGDTVTLSGIVNNTLNLEVTGTASAVLKGLSPLGGAALQPGGAPLRVGANGRARSDMQVRAGNVGTAEVTFTARTASGNDALKLPLPVKARGYEVTQTAVGSVSQPSVTLNLPPDANLKTLDLSLSLTPSLLSAVSPALEYLVGYPYGCTEQTMSRFLPALLAEETLGSAALPQGVTQHLPDIVSAGLARLELFQHEDGGWNFWQYDSSTLEMSAYVVEGLLRAKALGVKVNNDVLYSGLQYLARHVPNPKGRQAERASAYRALAAAGKVDRGQLATFARRGDLEPYALAQTALALNKTGQEQAARDVLDLLKAKRIGTNGGALSHWEKPKRSGGDVWYDSWDDNSVQVTARALEALATLEPNSPLIPGVSQWLLGNRRGPKWLSTQDTTSVIIAALALKPVKAVSGDVSVLLDGKTAGEATLGGQGATLKIDTSTLKAGAHTVTLQGAPAGLTFSTQLKYSREPAELRGDASKGFRLSRQYQRLEPVWDAKKKSYSYRRVPLLRGGQMQPVTVGDLILVTLSVQPVGQAARYLVVSDPIPAGMKALDERSLAIAGLQNPDGYGWDRWNYWYAGRELLDDRVDLYADHLKGEQKLTYLLRAQTPGTFTALPTHAFLMYDPDVEGYAPATTFTVRDRGR
- a CDS encoding lysophospholipid acyltransferase family protein, yielding MPLIPPPTPHPDEPVELHFAPQGRAARLKFSVLGRPLIWRALRQAGRASADLSVQQRFQLQQRFSRLVLNHLEVRLEMRGLEHVGAGPYLIAPLHEGIADVLCLLQLPLPMRFVARREIFGWPVVGPVVTRLGHLPINPEHPLGGFRDLWRGAEAILEGGESLTTFPQGAIAGIQSDFQRGVFEVARRVGAPILPVAISGTHRIWEHPFAPALRYGQPVALTVLPPISAQEVQAGHLEAIRVRTRRAMKAAALAPNSPPARFFDPDRDGYWDGYRLDIDPDFPELARKMAAHRAAFLRGTA
- a CDS encoding ABC transporter substrate-binding protein, coding for MKRVLILSALLTLTTARAQSWAAIQKQAQGQTVNFYMWGGSDDINRYVDTVVAPAARKAGVTLRRVPVSDTVQAVNKVLGEKQAGKNTNGSVDLIWINGENFRSAAQANLLLTGWAEALPNARYVDWKSPAIRNDFGFPVNGAESPWGSSQWQYVYDSARVKESELPRSFKALAAWIAAHPGRFTFPAPPNFSGNRFLRQAMFELAGGQAQFVGPYKPQLWATAAPKLWTYVKTIRPDLWRGGQTFPADVPNLYSLFANGEIDFAFVQNIAGIAAEVKSGVLPATARVFVFDAGTVTDTHYVAIPYNSAHSAGAKVVANLLLTPELQLAKLSGNLWGDGLGIDPARVGPAFQKQVRAALKVGPYTLDPALLSSKAFSDVDAQYDRNVQDGFKKEILK
- a CDS encoding ABC transporter permease; its protein translation is MWRVLSFVPALLVTGLLFGGGLLLGGLQSLGYAPALGQDTLNVDAYRQLFADRGFWASLGLTAWVATASTLLAAVFGTAFALLLHRAGAGGRLRFLFGLTLPIPHLVASILTLLLLSQSGLLSRFTLAAGLTAGPQDFPALLYDRRGMGIVLELIWKETPFIGLNVLAALTQLDPRLNEVARTLGAGPWIRFLRVTLPLIRPALLSSGVLVFAFSLSSFEVPALLGATSPTTLPVLAYRAFTDTDLTARASALAISMVVAALGGALVWAYVRAQGGRGG
- a CDS encoding class I SAM-dependent methyltransferase — its product is MIREPTLPSAAFRRADETPDEQFYREPRFVTHIDAGAIAAVTALYREYFPAGGRILDLMSSWVSHLPPEVRYGEVVGLGLNRAELERNPQLTSVIVQNLNAAPRLPFADHSHDAAGITVSIDYLTDPVAVLRDLGRVLVPGGPVVISFSNRCFPTKAVAVWHTLDDAGHLRLVQQYLEAAGNWGDIAALDCSPRSARGTLTGDPLYAVVGRATG
- a CDS encoding zinc-dependent alcohol dehydrogenase family protein, whose amino-acid sequence is MKAVVYEQFGMRPELQTVPDPVPAADGVVLRVEASGVCRSDWHGWMGHDPDIALPHVPGHEIAGTVVAVGAGITRWREGDRVTLPFVSGCGRCPECQAGQQQVCRAQFQPGFTAWGSFAQFVALRYAEHNLVRLPENLDFVTAASLGCRFATSFRAVVQQGRARGGEWVAVHGCGGVGLSAVMIAHALGARVIAVDIGADKLERAAELGAEFVVNSREVDVVTAIREVTGGGAHLSLDALGHAQTCADSILCLRTQGRHVQVGLLVAEHGRPPLPMDAVIARELVIYGSHGMAAHAYPDMLGMIESGQLRPERLIGRRLTLGESVDALTGMDTFSGTGVQVIDRFN